Proteins encoded together in one Streptomyces sp. NA04227 window:
- a CDS encoding MarR family winged helix-turn-helix transcriptional regulator translates to MTSGSSPTDDGLLAEQLLRLTRRMQRVQKRHLQESGTGITPAQSRLLRTLAHYDEPPRMADLAERLEVVPRAITTLVDGLEERHMVRRAPDPTNRRVVRIELTDEGRAALRALRKARRAAAADILAPLDTRQRETLGDLLTALFHSEIPHRHDHERPC, encoded by the coding sequence ATGACCTCCGGCTCTTCTCCCACGGACGACGGACTGCTCGCCGAGCAGTTGCTCAGGCTCACCCGCCGCATGCAGCGCGTCCAGAAACGCCATCTCCAGGAGTCGGGCACAGGGATCACCCCGGCGCAGTCCCGCCTGCTCAGGACGCTCGCCCACTACGACGAGCCACCGCGCATGGCCGATCTCGCCGAACGGCTGGAGGTGGTTCCGCGGGCGATCACGACCCTGGTGGACGGCCTGGAGGAGCGCCACATGGTGCGCCGCGCGCCGGATCCGACCAACCGGCGCGTGGTACGTATCGAGCTCACCGACGAGGGCCGGGCCGCGCTGCGTGCCCTGCGCAAGGCACGGCGTGCGGCGGCCGCCGACATCCTCGCCCCGCTGGACACCCGGCAGCGCGAGACCCTCGGCGACCTGCTGACCGCCCTGTTCCACAGCGAGATTCCGCACCGGCACGACCACGAACGCCCCTGCTGA